The Brevundimonas sp. SORGH_AS_0993 genome segment CCAGGCCGATGGCGGACACGGCGGCGATGCAGATGACGACGATGCGCGCAGGCTTCATCCAGAGAGGTCTCCGGCAGGCGTGAAACCGAGGATGAGTTCCCCCACACCCTACCGTTAACAATCATGACGCCAGAGGGTTAACGCTTCCTAAGCGGCCCAGAACGCCGATTCGCCAGCCTTTTTTTTAAGACGTTGCGGCCCTATCGACCGGCGATGTAGGCGACCGCAACACCGCTTTCGGGCAGGGCGATCAGGGCGCCGATGGCGATGGCCACGCCATAGGGAATATCGCCCTTGGGCTGCATCAGGCGGACAATCCAGGCCTGGGACACCAAGGGCGCGATCGCCGGGTAATAGGTCCGCGCGCTCATCAGCAGCAGGCAGAAACCGCCGCCGGCCACGCCGGTCCACAAGAGGAACGGCAGCGCGCCGGACACGCCCATCCACAGACAGCCCGCCGCCAGCAGCTTGGCGTCGCCGCCGCCGATCCAGTTCAGGGCGAACATGGCCATGCCGACCAGAAGGGCGGCGACGCCGACGCCGACATGCGCCGCAATGTCCATGGGTGCGACGCCGGCCAGCAAGGCCGCCGGGAAAAACAGGGCGACCAGGGCCAATGAAATCCAGTTTGGAATTTTCATGGTCGTCAGGTCGTTCAGACCGCCGACGATGACGAGCGCCGGAAACATGCCGAGTAGAATGAGCAGAAGAGCGTCCATGACCTCGACCTTACCCGGCAGGACTTAAGGTTGGGTTTCCGACAAAGCAAAAGGGCCGAAGCGTGCGCTTCGGCCCTTGCGTGGACATCGTCCGACGCAGCTTACTTGGAAGCCTTGTCCAGGGTCGTGGAGACCTTGGAGAAGGTCTGGTTCAGCTTGCCGCTCATGGTCGTCAGAATGCCGATCAGGGAGACAGCGACGAGGGCGGCGATCAG includes the following:
- a CDS encoding prepilin peptidase, with translation MDALLLILLGMFPALVIVGGLNDLTTMKIPNWISLALVALFFPAALLAGVAPMDIAAHVGVGVAALLVGMAMFALNWIGGGDAKLLAAGCLWMGVSGALPFLLWTGVAGGGFCLLLMSARTYYPAIAPLVSQAWIVRLMQPKGDIPYGVAIAIGALIALPESGVAVAYIAGR
- a CDS encoding Flp family type IVb pilin; its protein translation is MTQFFSRFANDESGATAIEYGLIAALVAVSLIGILTTMSGKLNQTFSKVSTTLDKASK